One window from the genome of Deinococcus cellulosilyticus NBRC 106333 = KACC 11606 encodes:
- a CDS encoding Tudor-knot domain-containing protein, with the protein MTSVAWAASVYQVGQKVQVEWHGQWFDATIVALGTGTHQGKYKIHYEGYDQSWDEYVLPDRITVKEAVDYSNPAGRYVCMAYEASSQQLQTRMEFTLHANGTYQELWEKKTGKWSLKGETFQFTGVLNNKARATYVKQRKGMVVFDWGKGAKLDCYKQS; encoded by the coding sequence TTGACCTCAGTCGCCTGGGCTGCTTCTGTTTATCAGGTGGGCCAGAAGGTGCAGGTGGAGTGGCACGGGCAGTGGTTTGATGCCACCATTGTGGCCCTCGGAACAGGCACCCATCAGGGAAAATACAAGATCCATTACGAGGGATACGACCAGAGCTGGGACGAGTACGTTCTCCCAGACCGCATCACCGTGAAAGAGGCTGTGGACTACAGCAATCCTGCAGGTCGGTACGTGTGCATGGCTTATGAAGCCAGTTCACAGCAGTTGCAGACCCGCATGGAATTCACACTTCATGCCAATGGCACCTATCAGGAGTTGTGGGAGAAAAAGACAGGGAAATGGTCTCTCAAAGGAGAAACCTTTCAATTCACTGGTGTCCTCAACAACAAGGCCAGGGCCACCTACGTGAAGCAGCGCAAGGGCATGGTTGTTTTTGACTGGGGCAAAGGGGCCAAGCTGGATTGCTACAAGCAGTCCTGA
- a CDS encoding DUF456 domain-containing protein: MTLAFLVFLLIWLVGVVGTFIPVVPATLLIFVGSVIATFIDGFQFSDFWFLLGLGIISIAIGLVDNLTSIWGTRKYGGSKRAAWGAFWGSIVGLALPMGLIVGPLGGAFLVEMYMEKKPVDQALRSAWGTFVGLLTGIAAKLVLHILVGIYELNRLWDPSRALF; this comes from the coding sequence ATGACTCTGGCTTTTCTGGTTTTTCTGCTGATCTGGCTTGTGGGGGTGGTGGGAACCTTCATTCCGGTGGTTCCGGCAACCTTACTCATCTTTGTGGGTTCGGTGATTGCCACCTTCATTGATGGATTTCAATTCTCGGATTTCTGGTTCCTGCTGGGGCTTGGCATCATCAGCATTGCCATTGGTCTTGTGGACAACCTCACCTCCATCTGGGGCACCCGCAAGTATGGGGGCAGCAAACGTGCCGCCTGGGGTGCCTTCTGGGGAAGCATTGTGGGACTGGCCCTCCCCATGGGTCTGATCGTTGGCCCTCTGGGTGGCGCTTTCCTGGTGGAGATGTACATGGAGAAAAAACCCGTGGACCAGGCGTTGCGCAGTGCATGGGGAACTTTTGTGGGCCTCCTGACCGGCATTGCGGCCAAACTGGTCTTGCACATTCTGGTGGGCATCTACGAACTCAACCGTCTGTGGGACCCTTCTCGCGCCCTTTTCTAA